A genomic window from Sphingobacteriales bacterium includes:
- a CDS encoding lycopene cyclase domain-containing protein produces MKFLYLLIIIFTFIFPLILSFDKKVHFCTNWKYLIPSVIVSMLVFIPWDILFTRAGVWGFNKIYISGIYLFNLPVEEWMFFIVVPYACIFIYEVLIAYGVKNYFHSSVKYISPALSVILLTIAFVNYGKIYTFITFTLASILIIINQYVLKHEFLSRFYLSYLVMLIPFFLVNGLLTGSFIPEEVVWYNQAENLGIRIFTIPLEDFVYGFSLILLNLTVYHFIKIRLEAKKFAFHSSGVSENVVN; encoded by the coding sequence ATGAAATTCCTTTATCTGCTGATTATCATTTTTACCTTTATTTTCCCGCTCATTTTGAGCTTTGATAAAAAAGTTCATTTCTGTACAAACTGGAAATATTTAATCCCATCGGTCATTGTATCCATGTTGGTGTTTATCCCATGGGATATATTATTCACCCGGGCAGGTGTATGGGGATTTAATAAAATTTATATTTCGGGGATTTACCTTTTTAACTTGCCCGTTGAGGAGTGGATGTTTTTCATTGTGGTTCCCTATGCCTGTATATTTATTTATGAGGTATTGATTGCTTACGGGGTTAAAAACTATTTTCATTCCTCTGTAAAATATATTTCACCCGCACTTTCAGTCATACTGCTGACCATCGCATTTGTCAATTACGGTAAAATCTACACTTTTATAACATTTACACTTGCATCAATACTTATTATCATTAATCAGTATGTTTTGAAGCATGAGTTCCTTTCCCGATTCTACCTCAGCTATCTGGTCATGCTGATACCTTTTTTTCTTGTCAACGGATTACTAACCGGCTCATTTATCCCGGAAGAGGTTGTTTGGTACAATCAGGCTGAAAATCTTGGCATCCGCATTTTTACCATTCCTCTTGAAGACTTTGTCTATGGGTTTTCTCTGATTCTTTTAAACCTTACGGTTTATCATTTCATCAAAATCAGGCTTGAGGCAAAAAAATTTGCTTTTCATTCATCCGGAGTTTCTGAAAATGTAGTGAACTGA
- a CDS encoding beta-carotene hydroxylase, with protein sequence MTIQIILFIASFLFMEFVAWFTHKYVMHGFLWSLHKDHHIRDGRKLEKNDWFAVIFAVPGILLTILGTVPVVNIKFSIGLGISLYGLFYFLFHDIYVHQRIRLFKNFSNRYLRATVQAHLDHHLPHSQKNYGFLIAPLSYYRQEFRKNKSQ encoded by the coding sequence ATGACAATTCAGATAATCTTATTCATTGCCTCCTTTCTGTTTATGGAATTTGTTGCATGGTTTACACACAAATATGTCATGCATGGTTTTTTATGGTCACTGCATAAAGATCATCATATCAGAGACGGCAGAAAATTAGAGAAAAACGACTGGTTTGCTGTCATATTTGCTGTTCCGGGTATTCTTTTAACAATACTTGGAACAGTACCAGTCGTCAACATTAAGTTTTCAATTGGTCTGGGAATTTCGCTTTACGGATTGTTTTATTTTTTGTTTCACGACATTTATGTTCATCAGCGAATACGTTTGTTTAAAAACTTCTCGAACCGTTATCTGAGGGCAACCGTTCAGGCGCATCTTGACCACCATCTGCCTCACAGTCAAAAAAACTATGGTTTTCTGATTGCCCCTCTCTCCTATTATCGTCAGGAATTCAGAAAAAATAAGTCGCAATGA
- a CDS encoding GH3 auxin-responsive promoter family protein produces MGRFLNRTIEKGLSRRYRRLQWSVENPFKAQEKILNYLILKLKSTKYANVISRKSIKNASDFFSLIPVSDYESLKPFIQQALKGENHILWPGRVRWFAKSSGTTSDKSKFIPVSRQTLKDCHYKAGRDMLAVFVKNYPETSIFYGSGLIIGGSTQLNREYEKSVTGDISAILSENLPLWTKFWQNPGKRILQIADWEEKINVMAREMPAKNITHITGVPTWTCVLFDKILQNTGAANIHEVWPNLELFIHGGVSFSPYRQLFGNYLPGSQIKYLETYNASEGFFGFQDDPSRSDFLLLLNHGIFYEFIPTDGLTQNHHETIGLSEVKTGINYAMVISTNSGLWRYLIGDTIVFTSIHPYRFILSGRTKHFINAFGEELIIDNAEKAIAYACRKTSAIIRDYTAGPVFLSRNRSGAHEWLIEFQKEPDDLELFISFLDEKLKELNSDYETKRSGDLALGRPVVRVMPEGTFYNWLKNKGKLGGQHKVPRLSNNRLLIEEILSISGQ; encoded by the coding sequence TTGGGACGATTTTTAAACCGTACAATTGAAAAAGGCCTTAGCAGAAGATACAGAAGATTGCAATGGTCAGTTGAAAATCCTTTCAAAGCACAGGAAAAAATATTAAATTACCTGATTTTAAAACTGAAATCGACAAAATATGCTAATGTAATCAGCAGAAAATCAATAAAAAATGCTTCCGATTTTTTTTCTTTGATCCCTGTCAGTGACTATGAAAGTCTGAAACCTTTTATCCAACAGGCACTCAAAGGAGAAAATCATATATTATGGCCGGGACGGGTCAGATGGTTTGCAAAATCATCGGGCACCACCAGCGATAAAAGTAAATTTATTCCGGTCAGCAGGCAGACTTTGAAAGACTGTCATTACAAAGCCGGACGAGATATGCTGGCAGTTTTCGTCAAAAATTATCCTGAGACTTCAATATTTTACGGAAGCGGGCTCATCATTGGCGGAAGTACACAGCTAAACCGTGAATATGAAAAATCTGTTACCGGAGATATTTCGGCAATATTGAGTGAAAATCTGCCACTTTGGACAAAATTCTGGCAAAATCCGGGAAAAAGAATTCTTCAGATAGCTGATTGGGAAGAAAAAATAAATGTGATGGCCCGCGAAATGCCGGCAAAAAATATAACCCACATTACCGGAGTTCCCACATGGACATGTGTACTGTTTGACAAAATTTTACAAAATACAGGTGCAGCAAATATTCATGAGGTCTGGCCTAATCTTGAATTGTTTATTCACGGAGGGGTAAGTTTTTCACCCTATCGTCAGCTTTTCGGGAATTACCTGCCAGGTTCTCAGATTAAATATCTCGAAACCTACAATGCCAGTGAGGGATTCTTTGGTTTTCAGGATGACCCTTCCAGAAGCGATTTTCTTTTACTGCTCAATCATGGCATTTTCTATGAGTTTATTCCAACTGACGGCCTTACACAAAACCATCATGAAACCATCGGACTTTCTGAAGTTAAAACCGGAATTAATTATGCCATGGTCATCTCAACCAATTCAGGCTTGTGGAGATATTTAATAGGTGATACCATTGTTTTTACCTCCATCCATCCTTACCGTTTTATTTTGAGTGGCAGGACCAAACATTTCATCAATGCCTTTGGCGAAGAGTTAATCATCGATAATGCCGAAAAGGCTATCGCCTATGCCTGCCGGAAGACCTCTGCCATTATCAGAGACTATACTGCAGGGCCTGTTTTTTTATCCCGTAACCGGTCGGGAGCACATGAGTGGCTGATTGAATTTCAAAAGGAGCCGGATGATCTGGAATTGTTTATCAGTTTTCTTGACGAAAAACTCAAAGAGCTGAACAGTGATTATGAAACCAAAAGATCAGGCGATCTGGCATTAGGAAGGCCTGTCGTCAGGGTTATGCCTGAAGGGACTTTTTATAACTGGCTGAAAAACAAAGGTAAACTTGGCGGGCAGCACAAGGTTCCCCGCCTGTCGAACAATCGCCTGCTGATAGAAGAAATCCTCAGCATTTCCGGACAATAA
- a CDS encoding DUF5011 domain-containing protein encodes MIKNCTRIFTGLLFTGLLFFSMQSFGQLSGNYTIGGTGANYATFTAAVNALSTYGVSGPVTFTVAAGTYNEQISISSITGASATNTITFDGVDKNTRILTYSASSTANMATVTFNACSYVTFKNLTINSTGSSYALGVYFAPYSTYNKVTNCNIVVPQISSTYVGAVRATSAQSSYSSACAGLKYNEVSYNYISGGYFTVVFYGNQYSGSYDNIGNKFNYNTVDWAYYYKLYWYYQGTYEVIGNKFTKAYGAGYGYPTYIYYCSEGKVNENFIPMGFYGLMLYYENYASGATSKTTEVYNNMIMDPVYTSYHYGIYTYYGYNLQIYHNSIWVMPGSSSTSYSCLYDYYGYYHKIKNNIFVNTGNGSCMYLYYNAIYSGDVDYNNYYSTGSYFVIWQGTMYSNISSLKSGISNQNQNSVSETPHFTNIADLHYSFGTIPKFAPYLSQVPKDIDLQNRNTTSTMLGADEQEFPDYDLDIISIVSPEVPAVGNNIVKIKFVNGGSKPIPAQTLYFSYQVNGGSWTNGTLTLTSPIQPFTQPIEYTFSTPWYIASAGTYTLTVRNYPQISGDPDNSDEISVTTCTGFQGNYTIDAAGGGNFTNFDDAISQMVNCGVSGPVYFTVKAGTYGAFQLNEIKGVSATNTIKFIGEDKSKVIIQHAGSTTNDGLQANIRFNGADYITIANMTIINTGTSYGEGIHLINKSNYNTFENLDIKVASNTSTYILPLVGSGNFTSYSSQAEWGNYNTFKNVSTDKGYFGIVMYGPVVYNTFDHCTVENAYYYGMYLYYSTKTKVQYCKIWKFGYSSAYGILSYYGDGDTIVGNYIEPGQYGIMSYYQNYYNQNSRSLLANNMITNFMNTQYQTGFYIYYNYYTQVVNNAVWVDGSYNYYSYAAILDYYYNYYTTIANNILISTNQTYLYSHYYPTSPSGMVVDYNVYYHTGTASTYFSIYGTGYSYQNFVARTAELGPHDQNSWYQQDPQVVGKTDLHLPKGTLGRYGYYVPGNKFDFDGDPRCALATFVGPDEPTWKVVKSDFVYDDTMCRQAPVTFYNTGVEKDPRVTKWFVRNVLKATTFHFTTTIQDKGYDTITLVQQTCASTDTITKRVFFDDVQATPAVEFMVSKNVVEVNEVVQLGDLSKNCPTEWEWEFSPAKKFNPLTNKMEDVVEYVDNTTATSQNPRVIFKFSGEYDVCLTAKNSKGTSPKTCKTGYINVKFSDNMCGVSNFVDQAFGVIYDDGGPTGNHGKEKKCTYLIKACGNVVDVTLSDFNLGAEAYLRLYDGSSNQGTPLWNPAYGPKGMTGNMNDLRFQSSFQVTKTGMLYVEFVSDVQAGSGFKLEWASSGKGSYQKPVASFDCADSGCIGVPFYYQNTSMADPKATVFFWDFNGNGIIDSREYDGVFIDNSFQGVAATYKTILIANNCAGTDTAEKIVTLINPQKAPTGVIHVDVPAPVANQDVVTLSTVSPALTCVNTWEWSITPSTFYFEAGTDKYSENPKIVFQDTNCYDISVVMGNKNTAWKTQTTKLCAVKPKTYCNAVVMNTHPDMGISRVKVGSIDNTSDIGVTPYSNFTNTTSTNLYMGQDYEITLERQTNFNKLTARVWIDWNNDGDMDDPGEEIAATNNYTGLSWTAKFTVPATASLGASMMRVSVGFGVYQNKPCGPLQFGEVEDYRVFISPDNEPPVITINGSNPASVEVGYPYTDDGAIATDNIMGNITNTLYNGNPLFTTYNAVKTDKMGTYFVYYNACDTLGNCSDARRTVYVTEDKTPPVITLIGGDPIYVAVNKPFVDTFFKATDLADGDITNKVQISGNLDVYKLGSYTRQYYVEDNAGLSDTKTRTIIVVDNAAPDIALIGDNPMYLEIMKPFTDPGVTYSDNYWPNNKIALSVSGLVDNTKIGSYTITYSVTDYSGNGPNSITRTVIVWDSTAPVIEAMGGDVIEHEVNTQFIDPGLNIIDNSLSGFTVTRWGSFLTKFPNEFPTKLGNFIIFYKVTDAAGNVSEILGRIIKVVDTKAPVLTLNGSPYVIIEKWDNYVDAGYTISDNYYDVGDLDITVDNTVNVHEPGLYHVCYQATDPSGNKTPEVCRIVKVIYVNTGVEEANSSKVSVYPNPTNGNISVDLRLPLNTEVTVSITDMMGREIVVLNKGMLKNAKFDVDLSNFSSGVYFVKVQTAENQWLEKIIKN; translated from the coding sequence ATGATAAAGAATTGTACACGAATTTTTACCGGCTTGTTATTCACCGGTTTGCTGTTTTTCAGCATGCAGTCTTTCGGGCAGCTCAGTGGGAATTACACCATTGGGGGTACTGGGGCAAACTATGCAACTTTTACTGCGGCAGTAAATGCTCTTTCCACTTATGGTGTTTCTGGTCCTGTTACTTTTACGGTAGCAGCCGGAACCTATAATGAGCAAATAAGCATTAGCAGTATTACAGGTGCCAGTGCCACCAATACCATCACTTTTGACGGAGTGGATAAAAATACCCGAATACTGACTTATAGTGCCTCCTCGACAGCAAATATGGCTACTGTTACATTTAATGCCTGCAGTTATGTAACCTTTAAGAACCTGACTATCAATTCCACAGGCTCTTCCTATGCTTTGGGGGTATATTTTGCACCTTACTCAACTTATAACAAAGTTACCAACTGCAACATTGTTGTTCCTCAGATTTCCAGCACTTATGTGGGTGCTGTCAGGGCAACCAGTGCTCAGTCATCCTATTCATCCGCCTGTGCTGGTCTTAAATATAATGAAGTATCATACAACTATATTTCAGGTGGTTATTTCACAGTTGTTTTTTATGGGAACCAATACAGCGGCTCTTACGACAATATCGGTAATAAATTCAACTACAATACCGTTGACTGGGCATATTACTACAAACTTTACTGGTATTATCAGGGCACTTATGAAGTCATAGGCAACAAATTTACAAAAGCCTATGGTGCCGGTTATGGTTATCCGACTTATATTTATTACTGCTCTGAAGGAAAAGTGAATGAAAACTTTATCCCGATGGGATTTTATGGCCTTATGCTTTATTATGAAAACTATGCCTCTGGTGCAACCAGTAAAACCACCGAAGTCTATAATAACATGATCATGGACCCGGTCTATACTTCCTACCATTATGGAATTTATACCTATTATGGTTATAATCTGCAGATTTATCACAATAGCATATGGGTTATGCCAGGTTCCAGTTCAACAAGTTATAGTTGTTTATACGATTATTACGGATATTACCACAAAATTAAAAACAATATTTTTGTCAATACAGGGAACGGGTCCTGTATGTATTTATATTACAATGCCATTTACAGTGGCGATGTCGATTACAACAATTATTACTCAACAGGCAGCTATTTTGTCATCTGGCAGGGTACTATGTACAGTAATATTTCTAGTCTGAAATCAGGTATTAGCAATCAGAATCAAAACTCGGTTTCTGAGACTCCTCATTTTACAAATATTGCCGATTTGCATTACAGTTTTGGGACAATTCCGAAATTCGCTCCATATTTGAGCCAGGTACCTAAAGATATTGATCTTCAGAACCGTAATACCACCAGTACTATGTTAGGAGCTGATGAACAGGAATTTCCTGACTATGATTTGGATATTATTTCAATTGTATCTCCCGAAGTACCGGCTGTAGGGAACAATATTGTTAAAATTAAATTTGTCAATGGAGGTTCAAAGCCTATACCTGCCCAGACCCTTTACTTTAGCTATCAGGTTAATGGCGGTAGCTGGACTAATGGAACCCTCACATTGACTTCACCGATTCAACCCTTTACCCAACCAATTGAATATACCTTTAGTACGCCCTGGTATATAGCTTCAGCCGGAACTTATACTCTTACAGTCAGAAATTATCCGCAAATTTCAGGTGATCCTGATAACAGCGATGAGATAAGCGTAACAACCTGTACAGGATTTCAGGGAAATTATACCATTGATGCCGCAGGAGGTGGTAACTTTACCAACTTTGATGATGCTATTTCCCAGATGGTTAACTGTGGAGTTTCCGGGCCGGTTTATTTCACTGTAAAAGCCGGCACCTATGGAGCTTTTCAGCTCAATGAAATTAAAGGTGTTTCAGCTACCAACACCATTAAATTTATTGGTGAAGACAAATCCAAGGTCATCATTCAACATGCCGGAAGTACTACAAATGATGGTTTACAGGCAAATATCCGTTTCAACGGAGCTGATTATATTACAATCGCCAACATGACCATCATCAATACAGGTACTTCTTATGGAGAAGGTATTCACCTTATTAATAAATCCAACTACAATACTTTCGAGAACCTTGATATTAAAGTTGCATCCAATACATCAACCTATATCCTTCCATTAGTGGGTTCAGGGAACTTTACATCCTATTCATCGCAGGCTGAATGGGGAAATTACAATACCTTTAAAAATGTCTCCACCGACAAAGGCTATTTTGGTATTGTTATGTATGGTCCGGTTGTTTACAATACTTTTGATCATTGCACCGTTGAAAATGCCTACTATTACGGAATGTATCTGTATTATTCCACCAAGACCAAGGTGCAATATTGTAAGATATGGAAATTCGGATATTCAAGTGCCTATGGGATCTTATCATACTATGGTGATGGCGACACTATTGTTGGAAACTATATTGAACCCGGTCAGTATGGAATAATGAGTTATTATCAGAATTACTATAACCAAAACAGCCGGTCATTATTGGCCAACAACATGATTACCAATTTCATGAATACTCAGTATCAGACCGGTTTCTATATTTACTACAACTATTATACTCAGGTTGTAAACAACGCTGTTTGGGTGGATGGAAGTTATAACTACTATAGTTATGCAGCTATTTTGGATTACTACTACAATTACTACACTACAATTGCCAATAACATATTAATCAGTACCAATCAGACTTATCTTTACTCGCATTATTATCCAACCAGCCCTTCAGGTATGGTCGTGGATTACAATGTTTACTACCATACAGGAACAGCCTCTACTTATTTCAGCATTTATGGGACCGGCTATTCATACCAGAATTTTGTTGCCCGTACGGCAGAGCTTGGGCCTCACGACCAGAACAGCTGGTATCAGCAGGATCCGCAAGTAGTTGGTAAAACCGACCTGCACCTGCCAAAAGGAACACTTGGACGATATGGCTATTATGTTCCCGGAAATAAATTTGATTTTGACGGAGATCCGAGATGTGCCCTCGCAACTTTTGTCGGGCCCGATGAACCGACATGGAAGGTGGTAAAATCCGATTTTGTCTATGATGATACCATGTGTCGTCAGGCTCCTGTTACCTTCTATAACACAGGTGTAGAGAAAGATCCGAGGGTAACAAAATGGTTTGTCAGAAATGTATTGAAGGCTACAACATTCCACTTTACCACAACTATTCAGGATAAAGGGTACGATACCATTACACTTGTCCAGCAAACATGTGCCAGTACAGACACTATAACAAAGAGAGTTTTCTTTGATGATGTACAGGCAACTCCTGCTGTAGAATTCATGGTTTCCAAAAATGTGGTGGAGGTAAACGAAGTAGTTCAGCTTGGTGATTTGAGTAAAAACTGTCCGACAGAGTGGGAATGGGAATTCAGCCCGGCAAAAAAATTCAATCCTTTAACCAATAAAATGGAAGATGTGGTTGAATATGTGGACAATACAACGGCAACCTCACAGAATCCAAGAGTAATCTTTAAATTCAGCGGTGAATATGATGTTTGCCTGACAGCTAAAAACTCGAAAGGAACAAGTCCGAAAACCTGTAAAACAGGGTATATCAACGTGAAATTCAGCGACAATATGTGTGGCGTCAGCAATTTTGTTGATCAGGCTTTCGGTGTCATTTACGATGATGGAGGTCCGACAGGAAATCATGGAAAAGAAAAGAAATGTACCTATCTGATTAAGGCATGCGGAAATGTGGTGGATGTTACCTTGTCTGACTTCAACCTGGGTGCTGAAGCTTATCTGAGACTCTATGATGGTTCTTCAAACCAGGGGACCCCGTTGTGGAACCCTGCTTATGGACCAAAAGGTATGACTGGCAATATGAACGATTTAAGATTCCAGTCTTCCTTCCAGGTAACAAAAACTGGGATGTTGTATGTTGAATTTGTTTCCGATGTTCAGGCAGGAAGCGGATTTAAACTGGAATGGGCATCCAGTGGAAAAGGCAGTTATCAGAAACCTGTTGCCAGCTTTGATTGTGCCGATTCCGGCTGTATTGGTGTACCATTTTACTACCAGAATACTTCGATGGCTGATCCCAAAGCTACTGTCTTTTTCTGGGATTTCAATGGTAATGGTATTATCGACAGCCGTGAATATGATGGTGTATTTATTGACAATTCTTTCCAGGGAGTCGCTGCCACCTATAAAACTATTTTGATAGCCAACAATTGTGCTGGAACAGATACTGCAGAAAAAATTGTTACCCTGATCAATCCACAGAAAGCTCCGACAGGTGTTATTCATGTGGATGTCCCTGCACCGGTAGCCAATCAGGATGTGGTTACTTTAAGTACAGTATCACCTGCTCTGACTTGTGTCAATACTTGGGAATGGAGCATTACTCCATCTACTTTCTATTTCGAAGCAGGTACAGACAAATATAGCGAAAATCCGAAAATTGTTTTCCAGGATACCAATTGCTATGATATCTCAGTGGTGATGGGTAATAAAAATACAGCATGGAAAACGCAGACAACAAAGCTTTGTGCTGTAAAACCCAAAACTTATTGCAATGCCGTAGTGATGAACACACATCCAGACATGGGTATCAGCCGCGTAAAAGTCGGAAGTATAGATAACACCAGCGATATTGGTGTAACACCTTATTCCAACTTTACCAATACGACTTCAACCAATCTGTACATGGGTCAGGATTATGAAATTACCCTTGAACGACAGACAAACTTCAATAAACTGACTGCAAGAGTATGGATCGACTGGAACAATGACGGTGATATGGATGATCCGGGAGAAGAAATTGCAGCTACCAATAATTATACAGGATTAAGCTGGACTGCTAAATTCACTGTACCAGCCACTGCCAGCCTTGGCGCAAGCATGATGAGAGTCAGTGTTGGTTTCGGTGTTTACCAGAATAAACCTTGTGGACCGCTGCAGTTTGGTGAAGTAGAAGACTACCGTGTATTCATTTCTCCGGACAATGAACCTCCTGTAATTACCATCAATGGCAGTAACCCCGCTTCAGTTGAAGTTGGATATCCCTATACAGATGATGGAGCCATTGCCACTGATAATATTATGGGTAATATTACAAATACCCTCTATAATGGAAACCCATTGTTTACAACATATAATGCAGTCAAAACCGACAAGATGGGAACTTACTTTGTCTATTACAATGCCTGTGATACACTGGGCAACTGTTCAGATGCCAGAAGAACCGTTTATGTTACAGAAGATAAGACCCCACCGGTAATTACACTTATTGGCGGAGATCCGATATATGTTGCTGTTAACAAACCTTTTGTTGATACTTTCTTCAAAGCTACCGACCTTGCTGACGGTGATATTACAAATAAAGTTCAGATCAGTGGAAACCTTGATGTTTATAAACTCGGATCTTATACCCGTCAATACTATGTTGAAGACAATGCTGGTTTATCTGATACCAAGACAAGGACAATCATTGTTGTTGACAATGCTGCACCGGATATCGCTCTTATTGGCGACAACCCGATGTATCTTGAAATCATGAAACCGTTTACTGATCCGGGTGTAACTTATTCAGACAACTATTGGCCAAACAACAAGATTGCGCTGAGTGTATCCGGTTTGGTTGACAATACCAAGATTGGTTCTTACACCATTACTTATTCAGTTACCGATTATTCAGGAAACGGTCCGAATTCAATAACCAGAACGGTTATTGTTTGGGACAGCACTGCTCCTGTTATCGAAGCCATGGGCGGAGATGTCATTGAACATGAAGTCAATACTCAGTTTATCGATCCGGGTCTGAATATCATCGACAATTCACTTTCAGGATTTACTGTTACCCGTTGGGGCTCTTTCCTGACCAAATTCCCCAATGAATTCCCGACTAAACTCGGTAACTTCATTATCTTCTATAAAGTTACAGATGCTGCAGGCAATGTCAGTGAAATTCTGGGTAGAATTATCAAGGTGGTTGATACAAAAGCTCCTGTTCTTACCCTCAATGGTTCACCTTACGTCATTATTGAAAAATGGGATAATTATGTTGATGCAGGTTATACTATTTCTGACAATTATTATGATGTAGGGGATCTGGATATTACAGTGGACAATACAGTCAACGTTCATGAACCGGGACTTTATCATGTCTGCTATCAGGCTACTGATCCAAGTGGAAACAAAACTCCTGAAGTTTGCCGCATTGTAAAGGTCATTTATGTTAATACAGGAGTCGAAGAAGCCAATAGCAGCAAGGTAAGCGTTTATCCAAACCCAACAAACGGAAATATATCTGTTGACCTGAGGCTTCCGCTTAATACAGAAGTAACAGTAAGCATTACAGATATGATGGGAAGGGAAATTGTAGTTCTCAACAAGGGCATGTTGAAAAACGCAAAATTTGACGTTGACCTGAGCAACTTCAGCAGTGGTGTTTACTTTGTAAAGGTACAGACAGCTGAAAATCAATGGCTCGAAAAGATTATTAAAAATTAA